A window from Flammeovirgaceae bacterium encodes these proteins:
- a CDS encoding biopolymer transporter ExbD, translated as MSKFRKKTKVKQDIPTSSMPDVVFMLLFFFMVTTELRKTAVDVMQRIPQATQLRKLQRKSLVTNLYIGEPKKSEQFGTEPKIQADDAFIEPSDIILWVNRKKDELPENEREQLTIAMKVDREAKRGIIADVETELRKANARKILYSTLQKSENR; from the coding sequence ATGTCTAAGTTTAGAAAAAAAACGAAAGTAAAGCAGGACATCCCCACATCTTCCATGCCTGACGTGGTATTCATGTTGTTGTTCTTCTTTATGGTGACGACCGAATTGAGGAAAACAGCGGTGGACGTAATGCAGCGTATCCCCCAGGCCACACAGTTGAGGAAGTTGCAACGCAAGTCGCTGGTGACCAACCTTTATATCGGGGAGCCCAAAAAGTCAGAACAGTTTGGCACGGAGCCAAAAATACAGGCAGACGATGCCTTTATTGAGCCAAGCGATATCATCTTGTGGGTAAACCGTAAAAAAGACGAGCTTCCTGAAAACGAGCGTGAGCAGTTGACCATCGCCATGAAGGTGGACAGGGAAGCCAAGCGCGGAATTATTGCAGACGTGGAGACGGAACTCAGAAAGGCCAATGCCCGGAAGATTTTGTACTCGACCCTGCAAAAATCCGAAAACAGGTAA
- a CDS encoding biopolymer transporter ExbD: MAKSTPEIPNASMADIAFLLLTFFLVTTTMPNDKGLSMQLPPPPEAQTEDIKIPERNMFKIQVNSSDALLVEGEPMEDVSGLKDMIKKFILNNGADPKSSDNPEKAIVSLKTDRGTTHKRFIEILDIAQAAYYDIYAEQAGVTNEEFRKVASDLNNPENKRIYDKGREGIPMNISIAEPTKAGGN, from the coding sequence ATGGCTAAGAGTACCCCAGAAATACCGAATGCCTCAATGGCCGACATTGCGTTCTTGTTGTTGACCTTCTTTTTGGTCACCACCACGATGCCCAATGACAAAGGATTGAGTATGCAGCTTCCTCCGCCCCCGGAGGCGCAAACGGAAGACATTAAAATCCCGGAGCGCAACATGTTCAAAATCCAGGTCAACTCCTCTGATGCCCTTCTGGTGGAAGGGGAGCCCATGGAGGACGTGTCAGGGTTGAAGGACATGATCAAGAAGTTCATACTGAACAATGGGGCAGACCCTAAAAGCTCTGACAACCCTGAAAAGGCCATCGTGTCGTTGAAGACCGACAGGGGTACCACGCACAAAAGGTTTATTGAAATACTGGACATTGCCCAGGCTGCCTATTATGACATATATGCCGAGCAGGCGGGCGTTACCAATGAGGAATTTAGGAAAGTTGCCTCTGACCTGAACAACCCGGAGAACAAACGGATATATGACAAAGGCAGGGAAGGGATACCTATGAACATATCCATTGCCGAGCCTACCAAGGCAGGAGGAAACTGA
- a CDS encoding MotA/TolQ/ExbB proton channel family protein, translating into MKKQFAILALFGVLIFGSFTLAMAQEGDSTQTGSEQTEAVSSEQDQAPVMDVATDATTEEASFHQRIKEKFIEGGAPFMWPILICLIFGLAVSIERIITLNLATTNTKKLLAKIEDALSKGGIEAAKDVTKNTKGPVASIFTQGLMRSSEGMEMVEKSIVSYGGVEMGRLEKGLIWISLFISLGPMLGFFGTVIGMVGAFDAIEAAGDISPQVVAGGMKTALLTTVGGLIVGMILQVFYNYLVSKIDSLVNDMEDASISLVDLLVKHKIVK; encoded by the coding sequence ATGAAAAAACAATTTGCTATTCTCGCTCTATTCGGGGTTCTGATTTTTGGGTCTTTCACCCTGGCCATGGCCCAGGAAGGAGACTCCACTCAAACAGGGAGCGAACAGACTGAAGCTGTATCTTCAGAACAGGACCAGGCTCCGGTAATGGATGTTGCCACAGATGCCACTACCGAAGAGGCCAGTTTTCATCAAAGGATCAAAGAAAAATTTATTGAAGGTGGTGCCCCGTTCATGTGGCCAATCCTAATCTGTTTGATCTTTGGATTGGCGGTTTCAATTGAAAGGATCATTACCTTGAACCTGGCTACCACCAATACCAAAAAACTTTTGGCCAAAATTGAAGATGCCCTGTCCAAAGGCGGGATTGAAGCGGCAAAAGATGTGACCAAAAATACAAAAGGCCCTGTGGCCTCCATCTTCACCCAGGGGCTTATGAGGTCTTCCGAAGGGATGGAAATGGTAGAGAAGTCCATCGTTTCTTACGGTGGCGTTGAGATGGGCCGCCTGGAAAAAGGCTTGATCTGGATTTCATTGTTTATTTCACTGGGCCCCATGCTTGGGTTCTTTGGAACGGTAATTGGTATGGTGGGCGCATTTGATGCCATCGAGGCTGCCGGTGATATTTCCCCCCAGGTGGTTGCCGGTGGTATGAAAACTGCCTTGTTGACTACTGTAGGTGGCCTTATCGTAGGTATGATCCTTCAAGTATTTTATAACTACCTTGTTTCCAAAATAGACAGCCTGGTAAACGATATGGAAGATGCTTCCATCTCCCTGGTTGATTTGTTGGTGAAGCATAAAATCGTAAAGTAA
- a CDS encoding asparaginase, protein MNYNKVNINTALPANPKARVMIVYTGGTLGMTHDASGVLVPFDFNHILSHLPTLRNLLLDITVIAFDHPIDSSNIEPAHWQAIGKIVFENHNEMDGFVVLHGTDTMAYTASALSFMLPGLAKPVIFTGAQLPISDPRSDARENLITALEIASARHEGKPIVPEVCIYFDYELIRGCRARKVESMYFDAFHSENYPPLAKAGVKIDYATEAIRARPTGKLSMRSRFDTHVALMKLFPGISEPFVRAVLATPGLKALVLETYGAGNAPSAPWFLALLKDAVAGNILILNISQCPGGMVTQGKYATSKALEEIGVASGADMTTEAAITKLMLLLGEGGTGHARQWIGKALCGELTEG, encoded by the coding sequence ATGAACTACAATAAGGTCAATATCAATACCGCGCTTCCCGCCAACCCAAAGGCCAGGGTCATGATTGTGTATACCGGGGGCACTTTGGGCATGACCCACGATGCCAGCGGGGTGCTTGTCCCGTTTGATTTTAACCACATCCTGTCCCATTTGCCCACCTTAAGGAACCTGTTGCTCGACATTACCGTGATTGCCTTTGACCACCCCATCGACTCCTCCAACATTGAGCCTGCACACTGGCAGGCCATAGGGAAAATTGTTTTTGAAAACCACAACGAAATGGATGGGTTTGTGGTGCTGCACGGCACCGATACCATGGCCTATACCGCTTCCGCTTTGAGCTTTATGCTGCCAGGGCTGGCGAAGCCCGTGATTTTTACGGGGGCGCAGTTGCCGATAAGCGACCCGCGGTCCGATGCGAGGGAAAACTTGATCACCGCCTTGGAGATCGCCTCCGCCCGGCACGAGGGCAAGCCCATTGTCCCTGAGGTGTGCATCTATTTTGATTATGAATTGATCCGCGGTTGCCGTGCAAGGAAAGTGGAGAGCATGTACTTCGATGCGTTCCATTCCGAAAATTACCCGCCCCTGGCCAAGGCCGGGGTAAAGATCGACTATGCCACCGAGGCCATTAGGGCGCGCCCCACCGGCAAGTTGTCGATGAGGTCGCGGTTTGATACCCACGTAGCCCTCATGAAACTGTTCCCGGGAATCAGCGAACCCTTTGTAAGGGCGGTATTGGCCACCCCCGGCCTGAAGGCCTTGGTGCTGGAAACCTATGGGGCAGGGAATGCCCCCAGTGCCCCCTGGTTTTTGGCGCTGCTAAAGGATGCCGTTGCCGGCAATATCCTTATCCTGAACATATCACAATGCCCCGGTGGGATGGTGACCCAGGGCAAGTACGCCACCAGCAAGGCCCTGGAGGAGATAGGGGTGGCCAGCGGGGCAGACATGACCACGGAGGCGGCCATTACCAAACTGATGCTGCTGTTGGGCGAAGGGGGGACCGGCCATGCGCGGCAATGGATAGGGAAGGCTTTGTGCGGGGAGCTAACGGAAGGCTGA
- a CDS encoding TatD family hydrolase → MYWIDSHAHIYLKEFAPDRAEVLGRCMGNNVQKIYMPNIDHTSVDDMLEVEAKNPAQCISMMGLHPCSVKKDFEKELYVVESWLSKRPFAAIGEIGTDLYWDKAYWGQQKEAFTVQVNWARQYGLPVVVHCRDSIDQTIALVEALHDDKLKGVFHCFTGTVAQARQVTKLGFYLGLGGVSTFKNSGMDKVIPELDINTIVLETDSPYLSPVPHRGKRNEPAYIPIIARRVAELRKIPLEELQQATTSNVQRLFGK, encoded by the coding sequence ATGTATTGGATAGACAGCCATGCCCACATATACCTAAAGGAATTTGCCCCTGACAGGGCGGAGGTTTTGGGCAGGTGCATGGGGAACAATGTGCAAAAAATCTATATGCCCAACATCGACCATACTTCCGTGGACGATATGTTGGAGGTGGAGGCAAAAAACCCTGCCCAATGTATTTCCATGATGGGGCTTCATCCCTGCTCTGTCAAAAAGGATTTTGAAAAAGAACTGTATGTGGTGGAGTCGTGGCTATCAAAGCGGCCTTTTGCCGCCATCGGGGAGATTGGCACGGACCTTTATTGGGACAAGGCCTACTGGGGGCAACAAAAGGAAGCCTTCACCGTGCAAGTGAACTGGGCCAGGCAATACGGGTTGCCGGTGGTGGTCCATTGCCGGGATTCGATCGATCAAACCATTGCCCTGGTGGAAGCCTTGCACGATGATAAGTTGAAAGGAGTGTTCCACTGCTTTACGGGCACAGTCGCGCAGGCCAGGCAGGTCACGAAACTTGGGTTTTACCTCGGCCTGGGCGGGGTGTCCACCTTTAAGAACAGCGGAATGGACAAAGTCATCCCCGAACTCGACATCAATACCATCGTTTTGGAAACGGACAGCCCATACCTGAGCCCGGTGCCGCACAGGGGCAAGCGGAACGAACCGGCCTATATTCCCATCATCGCCAGGCGGGTGGCCGAACTGAGGAAAATACCCCTGGAAGAGCTGCAACAAGCGACCACTTCCAATGTCCAACGGTTATTTGGCAAATGA
- a CDS encoding dihydrofolate reductase codes for MKNIVLDLAVTLDGFIEGPKGEIDWCIMDDDMDFGGFLSTIDTIFYGRVSYDAWGNFQPNEGASETEIQLWQGVHSKEKYVFSRQNIQDDRAIFLNSDIKNKVNKIKKEGGKDIWLYGGASLIKTFIRLGLVDIFRISVHPIALGCGKPLFEDLDKRLNLNLIKTNTFKSGVVQLIYGPKK; via the coding sequence ATGAAGAATATAGTTTTGGACTTAGCGGTAACTTTGGATGGTTTCATAGAAGGACCAAAAGGTGAAATTGATTGGTGCATTATGGATGATGATATGGATTTTGGTGGTTTCCTATCTACCATTGACACCATATTTTATGGGAGGGTGAGTTATGACGCTTGGGGGAACTTCCAGCCCAATGAGGGTGCAAGTGAGACGGAAATACAACTATGGCAAGGAGTACACTCAAAAGAAAAATATGTGTTCTCGCGTCAAAATATTCAAGATGATAGGGCAATCTTTTTAAATTCGGACATAAAGAACAAAGTCAATAAAATAAAAAAGGAAGGCGGGAAAGACATTTGGCTTTATGGAGGAGCAAGTCTAATTAAAACATTTATTCGACTTGGGCTTGTAGACATATTTCGAATTTCAGTTCATCCGATAGCATTGGGGTGTGGAAAACCACTATTTGAAGACTTAGACAAAAGATTAAACCTAAACTTGATAAAAACCAACACCTTTAAATCAGGGGTTGTACAATTGATTTATGGACCAAAAAAATAA
- a CDS encoding glycosyltransferase has product MKTNRILVAPLDWGLGHATRCMPVIQLLLKNGHEVHVASGGGALRLLQLEFPQLKSFTLPSYGARYGRHLPFMATIFLQMPKFLWAIHREHRAIKKIAKENPYDLIISDNRYGCRVPHVKSVFICHQLHIIMPKGWGWLQAVVNYFNHKWILKFDRCWVPDDPFVNLSGKLSFPALPNSRWVGVLSRFVKARPVGKEFQLAIVLSGPEPQRTVFEKKIIHQLTGLNIKSILVRGKLDEGGANNVSENLKVVDGLLASGLQDIIGKSEWVLCRPGYSSVMDMARLNKKVVLVPTPGQTEQEYIGSMLMQKGVALCQRQKDFDLEVALREIKHCTGFVGPFGETNLLAEAIEEALG; this is encoded by the coding sequence ATGAAAACCAACCGGATATTGGTCGCACCTTTGGACTGGGGCCTTGGCCACGCCACCCGGTGCATGCCCGTTATCCAATTGCTGTTGAAAAATGGCCACGAAGTGCATGTGGCATCGGGGGGTGGCGCCCTGCGGCTCTTGCAACTTGAGTTCCCTCAGCTTAAAAGTTTTACCCTGCCCTCGTATGGGGCAAGGTATGGCAGGCACTTGCCCTTTATGGCCACCATTTTCCTTCAAATGCCAAAGTTCCTTTGGGCCATCCACCGGGAGCACCGGGCCATAAAAAAAATCGCAAAGGAAAACCCCTACGACCTCATCATTTCCGACAACCGGTATGGCTGCCGCGTGCCCCATGTCAAATCCGTTTTTATCTGCCACCAGTTGCACATTATTATGCCCAAAGGGTGGGGTTGGCTGCAGGCTGTTGTCAACTATTTTAACCATAAATGGATACTCAAGTTTGACCGGTGCTGGGTGCCGGACGATCCGTTTGTGAATTTATCGGGCAAGTTGTCCTTCCCCGCATTGCCCAATTCCAGATGGGTGGGGGTGTTGTCCCGATTTGTAAAGGCCAGGCCTGTGGGCAAAGAATTTCAATTGGCCATTGTGCTCTCGGGCCCGGAGCCGCAACGGACGGTCTTTGAAAAAAAAATCATTCATCAACTTACCGGCCTTAACATCAAATCCATCCTGGTGAGGGGCAAGCTGGACGAAGGAGGGGCCAACAACGTTTCGGAAAACCTAAAGGTGGTGGATGGTTTATTGGCATCGGGCCTGCAAGACATTATCGGGAAAAGCGAATGGGTCCTCTGCCGGCCGGGTTACAGCTCTGTGATGGACATGGCCAGGCTGAACAAGAAAGTGGTATTGGTGCCCACGCCAGGGCAAACGGAGCAGGAATATATTGGGTCAATGCTGATGCAAAAAGGGGTGGCCCTTTGCCAGCGCCAAAAGGATTTTGACCTGGAGGTGGCCTTAAGGGAAATAAAGCACTGCACAGGTTTTGTGGGGCCGTTTGGCGAAACTAATTTGCTGGCCGAAGCCATTGAGGAGGCATTGGGATGA
- a CDS encoding polysaccharide deacetylase family protein, whose protein sequence is MFFRTPPILPLLYPRLVWRVPTDQNKIYLTFDDGPVPGPTEFVLDQLNVFKAKATFFCIGSNVEKNQTIFSQILNAGHAVGNHTQNHRKGWATSNDEYIKDIMACQNLMKGTTLFRPPYGRIKRSQARQLGLFKIIMWDVLSYDYSRSVTEARCLKGVVRAVRPGSIVVFHDSYKAEKKMTRVLPLFLDHFAQKGFAFETLSVLE, encoded by the coding sequence TTGTTTTTTCGTACCCCGCCCATACTTCCATTGTTGTACCCCAGGCTGGTGTGGAGGGTCCCCACTGACCAAAACAAGATATACCTCACTTTTGATGACGGGCCGGTACCGGGGCCCACTGAATTTGTATTGGACCAACTCAATGTTTTCAAGGCAAAGGCCACTTTCTTTTGCATTGGAAGCAATGTTGAAAAAAACCAAACCATTTTCAGCCAAATATTGAACGCAGGTCATGCGGTAGGCAACCACACACAAAACCACAGGAAAGGGTGGGCCACTTCCAATGACGAGTACATCAAAGACATAATGGCCTGTCAAAACCTGATGAAGGGCACCACCCTCTTCAGGCCACCCTATGGGAGGATCAAAAGGAGCCAGGCCAGGCAACTCGGCCTTTTTAAGATAATCATGTGGGACGTGCTGTCGTACGATTATTCCCGGTCCGTAACGGAAGCGCGCTGCCTGAAGGGGGTGGTCAGGGCCGTTCGGCCCGGGTCGATAGTGGTATTCCATGACAGCTACAAGGCAGAAAAAAAAATGACCAGGGTACTGCCGCTTTTCCTGGACCACTTTGCACAAAAGGGCTTTGCATTTGAAACGCTTTCGGTACTTGAATAA